Proteins from one Pelotomaculum isophthalicicum JI genomic window:
- a CDS encoding class I adenylate-forming enzyme family protein, whose amino-acid sequence MNFAYFGMINAKKYPGQDFLIERNPERSERRVLTWKEFNEQTNKVANYLKHNLGVKKGDFVLHLQMNSIEWYVTFHAILRVGATAVPLSFRFASQDIMHAAKACGPVAFILSDGFLSKVQPIQEEMKTIKHYICIGEQIPGGMIAYESIIQNASVEDILVDVDDDDPAELMFTSGTTGPPKPVCQSHKTLYEIGVGNALTYDEGKETVYLAPQPFYHSGSFFLSFPCYLAGGKIVILNGLQPKWLLDCIVEEKVNNSWITVPTMSDAVNAIKKGEINIKEYDFSHFTGSLVIGAQPVPPSLLQDIKRIFPFKTGNIYGITEGGGGGSINLYDEDVLRKPGSIGKPTFYMEARAVDDNGNDVPAGGVGELILKGSRIMKEYYSNPEMTAKTIKDGWLYTGDLVKIDEEGYFYIVDRKKDLIIRGGENIFPVEIEAVLFSHPKIQDVAIIGYPHERLVEIAMAIVTLKDGETMTEGEVIEHCKNAGLAKFKWPERIVFDVVLRNPTGKIDKPKLREKYIGKREVTINGKIKL is encoded by the coding sequence ATGAACTTTGCATATTTCGGCATGATTAATGCCAAAAAATATCCTGGCCAGGATTTTCTTATTGAACGTAATCCAGAGCGAAGCGAGAGGAGAGTCCTCACCTGGAAGGAATTTAACGAACAAACAAATAAAGTGGCCAATTATCTGAAGCATAATTTAGGCGTAAAAAAAGGTGATTTCGTTCTTCACCTGCAAATGAACAGCATAGAGTGGTATGTCACGTTTCACGCTATTTTGAGAGTAGGCGCCACTGCTGTTCCCCTTAGTTTTCGCTTTGCCAGTCAGGATATCATGCATGCGGCCAAGGCTTGTGGACCGGTTGCTTTTATTCTGAGCGACGGTTTTCTATCGAAGGTTCAACCGATACAGGAAGAAATGAAAACCATAAAACATTATATCTGTATTGGCGAGCAAATTCCCGGCGGTATGATCGCATACGAAAGTATTATTCAAAACGCCAGTGTTGAGGATATTCTTGTTGATGTAGATGACGATGACCCGGCGGAGTTGATGTTTACCTCTGGAACGACCGGACCGCCAAAACCTGTTTGCCAGTCTCACAAAACTTTGTACGAAATAGGTGTCGGCAATGCCCTAACTTATGATGAAGGCAAAGAAACAGTATATCTGGCGCCCCAGCCTTTTTATCATAGCGGCAGTTTCTTTCTTTCCTTTCCATGCTACCTCGCTGGCGGTAAAATTGTTATTTTGAATGGATTGCAACCGAAATGGCTGCTCGATTGTATAGTGGAAGAAAAGGTTAATAACAGTTGGATCACGGTACCAACCATGTCAGACGCGGTAAATGCGATAAAAAAAGGTGAAATCAATATTAAAGAGTACGATTTTTCGCACTTTACCGGTTCTTTGGTAATTGGCGCGCAACCGGTTCCTCCTTCTTTGCTGCAGGATATAAAAAGGATATTCCCATTCAAAACAGGCAATATTTATGGCATTACTGAAGGCGGTGGAGGCGGGAGCATTAATTTATACGACGAAGACGTTTTGAGAAAACCGGGCTCGATTGGAAAACCCACTTTTTATATGGAAGCCCGCGCGGTTGACGATAATGGAAATGATGTTCCAGCCGGCGGAGTAGGAGAGCTAATCTTAAAAGGGTCCAGAATAATGAAGGAGTATTACTCCAACCCCGAGATGACTGCAAAAACTATTAAAGACGGTTGGCTCTATACCGGCGATTTGGTAAAGATTGATGAGGAAGGCTATTTTTACATTGTCGACAGGAAGAAAGACCTTATCATCAGGGGTGGCGAGAATATTTTTCCGGTAGAAATTGAAGCGGTGTTGTTTAGTCACCCAAAAATTCAGGATGTGGCGATTATTGGTTACCCGCATGAACGGTTGGTGGAAATCGCTATGGCTATCGTAACCCTAAAAGATGGAGAAACCATGACCGAGGGAGAGGTTATAGAACATTGCAAGAACGCTGGCTTGGCTAAATTTAAGTGGCCTGAAAGAATTGTCTTTGATGTGGTTTTGCGAAACCCGACAGGGAAAATTGACAAGCCGAAACTTCGTGAGAAATATATTGGAAAGAGGGAAGTAACAATAAACGGTAAAATAAAACTTTAG
- a CDS encoding transglycosylase domain-containing protein: MAKRRARRKLNRRRFFLLVICLAILCVGCVGCGLVYSSIRDVPKLSPSSLESAASTMVYDEDGKLITQIGIKNSVPIELKDVPDNVKNAFLAVEDPRFYQHHGVDLRGIARAAWSDISSGSIREGGSTITQQLVKVSFLSNERTFKRKIQELILALQVERQYTKDEILEMYLNNIYLGEGAYGIQAAAQTYFGKDIKHGLNLEEAALLGGLPQAPSAYSPYLDPQAALSRRNTVLDAMAKNNYISESEAEKAKAKELKIETKEPAERQYPYPYFLDYITDKLIEKYGETEVFKGGLRVYTSLDQNIQQIAEAAMSRNSNFPSSRTDANNVLQPQGAVVLLDPHTGQIKAMVGGREHTQMRQWNRVSQTTRQPGSAFKPIAAYGPAIEYEGMGPASVVDDIPVNYGSYEPRNVDGRYRGLITLRTALTHSVNVVAVKLLMDKVGISDAIKFASGLGIQLDPQKHGASMALGGLYNGVTPLQMASAYGAFANQGIYIEPTAITRVEKADGVILEQSVPKQRQAMKATTAYLITDMLKSVVQNGTGTGAQIGRPAAGKTGTTDDGKDIWFVGYTPELVAAVWIGYDNPTAMPQAFGSTYPAGIWREIMSKALSNVTVKEFPRPTGLVTATVDGKSGLLPGPNTPGDSLVTDLFTEGTVPSESDNIHVFVEVCATSGQLPTERCPDRVIKPLIKLPYSVPSSVEDYNLRVPTQPCTVHEPGASASTSGGSKPLNPAIPGEVKSQPGKQNSQTARPDRGNN, encoded by the coding sequence TTGGCCAAAAGAAGAGCTAGAAGAAAACTAAATCGCCGCCGCTTTTTTCTCCTCGTAATTTGTCTCGCCATATTATGCGTGGGTTGCGTTGGATGCGGGTTGGTATATTCAAGTATCAGGGACGTGCCGAAGCTAAGTCCGTCATCTCTGGAATCAGCGGCATCCACCATGGTTTACGATGAAGACGGGAAGCTGATTACTCAGATTGGAATAAAAAACAGTGTTCCCATAGAGTTAAAAGATGTCCCAGACAACGTTAAGAACGCTTTTTTAGCTGTTGAAGACCCGCGGTTTTACCAGCACCACGGGGTCGACTTGCGCGGAATTGCACGTGCTGCTTGGTCCGACATAAGCTCCGGCTCAATTCGTGAAGGTGGCAGCACAATTACCCAGCAACTTGTTAAAGTATCATTCCTGAGCAACGAAAGAACTTTTAAAAGAAAGATCCAAGAGCTTATTTTAGCTTTGCAGGTTGAACGGCAATATACAAAAGATGAAATACTAGAGATGTACCTAAATAATATTTACCTAGGCGAAGGCGCTTACGGAATTCAAGCGGCGGCTCAAACTTACTTTGGCAAAGACATAAAACACGGTTTAAACCTGGAAGAGGCAGCCTTACTTGGCGGCCTGCCCCAAGCTCCCAGCGCCTACTCTCCCTACCTGGATCCCCAGGCTGCGCTGTCCAGGCGGAATACTGTGCTGGACGCAATGGCCAAGAATAACTACATTAGTGAAAGCGAAGCTGAAAAAGCCAAGGCAAAAGAGCTGAAAATTGAAACCAAGGAACCGGCTGAAAGACAATACCCTTATCCTTATTTTCTTGACTATATTACGGACAAACTGATTGAAAAATACGGGGAGACCGAAGTATTCAAAGGAGGTCTTAGAGTCTACACTTCTCTGGATCAAAATATCCAGCAAATTGCCGAAGCGGCAATGTCAAGAAACAGCAATTTCCCGTCTTCCAGGACCGACGCGAATAATGTGCTGCAACCCCAGGGCGCGGTAGTGCTGCTGGATCCCCATACAGGCCAGATAAAAGCGATGGTGGGAGGACGCGAGCACACCCAAATGAGGCAGTGGAACAGGGTCAGCCAAACCACCCGGCAACCAGGTTCCGCTTTCAAACCTATCGCCGCTTACGGGCCGGCAATTGAATATGAAGGTATGGGACCGGCATCGGTGGTTGACGATATTCCTGTCAATTACGGTTCGTACGAACCACGAAATGTTGACGGTAGATACCGTGGTCTGATAACTTTACGCACAGCGCTGACACACTCTGTTAATGTCGTCGCGGTAAAATTACTGATGGATAAAGTTGGTATTAGCGACGCGATCAAATTCGCTTCCGGATTGGGAATACAGCTAGACCCCCAAAAACACGGCGCCAGCATGGCGTTAGGGGGTTTATACAACGGGGTAACCCCCCTGCAAATGGCAAGCGCATACGGGGCATTTGCAAATCAAGGAATTTACATTGAGCCGACTGCCATTACCAGGGTTGAAAAAGCAGACGGCGTCATCCTGGAACAAAGTGTTCCTAAGCAGCGCCAGGCCATGAAGGCCACCACAGCTTACCTTATTACCGATATGCTTAAATCCGTGGTACAAAACGGAACCGGAACAGGCGCCCAGATAGGGCGGCCGGCAGCTGGGAAAACCGGTACAACTGACGACGGCAAAGATATTTGGTTTGTTGGATATACCCCTGAGCTTGTAGCGGCAGTATGGATCGGTTACGACAACCCGACTGCCATGCCGCAGGCTTTTGGCAGCACCTATCCGGCAGGGATCTGGCGGGAAATTATGAGCAAAGCCCTAAGCAACGTCACTGTGAAAGAATTCCCCCGTCCAACCGGGCTGGTTACAGCCACTGTGGATGGCAAATCGGGACTTCTGCCAGGTCCGAATACCCCTGGTGACAGCCTTGTCACTGATCTTTTTACGGAAGGGACAGTCCCGTCAGAGAGCGATAACATTCACGTATTTGTTGAAGTATGTGCAACCAGCGGGCAGCTTCCAACAGAAAGATGTCCAGACCGGGTTATTAAACCTTTAATTAAGCTCCCGTATTCTGTCCCCTCCTCTGTTGAAGATTATAACTTACGTGTACCTACACAGCCTTGTACCGTGCATGAACCTGGCGCCTCTGCCAGTACAAGCGGTGGTAGTAAACCATTAAACCCGGCAATACCCGGTGAAGTAAAATCACAACCGGGAAAACAAAACAGCCAGACTGCACGTCCCGATCGTGGTAATAATTGA
- a CDS encoding type II toxin-antitoxin system HicB family antitoxin produces the protein MFPDRYIYPAIFSYKDDSISIEFPDLPGCLLSAETNEEAFRNAKEALGLYLLDMENDGERIPEPTVINNLNLEPNQMAVPVEVWMPAYREDIDNKAVKKTVILPKWLNDMAENEKINLSHLLQSALKNHFGISDYKKQP, from the coding sequence ATGTTTCCAGACCGTTACATTTACCCCGCTATTTTTAGCTACAAAGATGACAGTATATCGATTGAATTTCCGGATCTGCCTGGCTGTTTACTTAGTGCTGAAACAAACGAAGAAGCATTTAGAAATGCAAAAGAAGCTCTTGGCCTCTACTTATTGGATATGGAAAATGACGGTGAGCGAATTCCCGAGCCAACGGTCATAAACAATTTAAACTTGGAGCCAAACCAAATGGCAGTGCCTGTTGAGGTTTGGATGCCTGCTTACCGTGAAGATATTGACAATAAAGCAGTAAAGAAAACCGTAATACTACCTAAATGGCTAAACGACATGGCTGAAAATGAAAAAATTAATTTATCTCATCTTCTTCAATCCGCGTTAAAAAATCATTTCGGTATTAGTGATTATAAAAAGCAGCCCTAA
- a CDS encoding copper amine oxidase N-terminal domain-containing protein, producing the protein MGHNSYIEDFIQTTEEFPVNNTKVEFEIRARANTNKGYVGPTAFWAPDAGNRVGATGVINGPGLIGAQACYRWENSGTSGLVLYLGGNNQDYPDAVFSGLNQREFARHVITVKDGKVFYDSPDCGVLTGNLAQAFEPGGKRHFSFGARLYDDGVPQVIEIRNLKITSMENVSDTTENLEPYQNNNIQNINNGNIEQPNTNNFISVVVNGKKLTFDVQPVIENDRTLVPVRVIFEALDARVDWDEVTQTVTAVKPGTEIKLVIGGGAYKNGTPVVLDVPAKLINNRTMVPLRFISESFGGQVLWDDQTQTAIVISPVNNSSNVDEYFQKSYIFLQSLISGDFSKALEMTTDDFKNNTGITELTEFRGFITINGEGQIVSKARVDKGGGIVETIGVLKFTNGRAIAVHLIFKNGKIDNLVGR; encoded by the coding sequence ATGGGACACAACAGTTACATTGAAGACTTTATACAGACCACCGAAGAATTTCCGGTAAACAACACGAAAGTTGAATTTGAAATTCGTGCGAGAGCAAATACCAACAAAGGGTACGTAGGACCTACGGCGTTCTGGGCGCCGGACGCAGGTAACCGTGTAGGTGCAACGGGTGTTATTAACGGCCCTGGTTTAATTGGGGCACAGGCATGTTACCGTTGGGAAAATTCAGGCACTAGTGGACTTGTGTTATACCTGGGAGGCAATAATCAGGACTATCCAGATGCGGTTTTCTCGGGGTTGAACCAGCGGGAATTTGCCAGGCATGTGATAACAGTTAAAGATGGTAAAGTATTTTATGATTCTCCGGATTGTGGTGTCTTGACAGGCAATTTGGCACAGGCCTTTGAGCCAGGTGGCAAGAGACATTTTAGTTTCGGTGCCCGCCTGTACGACGATGGTGTGCCCCAGGTCATTGAAATTCGCAATCTTAAAATAACGTCCATGGAAAACGTTTCTGATACAACTGAAAATCTTGAACCTTATCAGAACAACAATATCCAAAATATAAACAACGGAAATATAGAACAGCCGAATACAAATAATTTTATTAGTGTTGTGGTGAACGGGAAAAAGTTAACCTTTGATGTACAGCCGGTAATTGAAAACGACCGGACCCTTGTACCGGTGCGAGTCATCTTTGAAGCGCTTGATGCCCGTGTCGACTGGGATGAAGTTACCCAAACCGTGACTGCGGTGAAACCCGGCACAGAAATTAAGCTTGTTATCGGCGGAGGTGCTTATAAAAATGGCACACCTGTTGTTTTGGATGTGCCTGCTAAACTTATAAACAACCGGACAATGGTTCCACTGCGTTTTATTAGTGAATCTTTTGGCGGGCAAGTTTTATGGGATGACCAGACTCAGACAGCTATAGTTATTTCACCGGTGAACAACAGCAGTAATGTCGATGAGTATTTTCAAAAATCATATATCTTTTTGCAAAGTCTTATCAGTGGTGATTTCAGCAAAGCGCTTGAAATGACAACTGATGATTTCAAGAACAATACCGGTATAACAGAACTTACAGAATTTCGTGGTTTTATTACTATTAATGGAGAAGGCCAAATTGTATCCAAAGCTCGCGTCGATAAAGGGGGGGGAATTGTAGAAACAATTGGTGTTCTAAAATTTACTAATGGTAGAGCTATTGCTGTTCACTTAATTTTTAAAAATGGCAAAATTGATAATCTGGTGGGGAGGTAA
- a CDS encoding carbohydrate-binding protein, with translation MHYHDWSDVSRGVHVKSLTPDGSDVTIIYNGLLNKSGASEVYLHAGFGDPMHWRIVDDYRMQRTAEGWKKTLNMEDRQLTFCFRDSANNWDNNNGYNWSYNIG, from the coding sequence TTGCATTACCACGACTGGTCAGACGTTTCACGCGGCGTTCATGTTAAATCGCTTACACCGGACGGTAGCGATGTTACAATTATCTACAACGGGCTTCTAAATAAAAGTGGGGCTAGTGAAGTTTATCTACACGCGGGTTTTGGTGATCCGATGCATTGGAGAATCGTTGACGATTACCGGATGCAGCGTACAGCGGAAGGCTGGAAGAAAACGCTTAACATGGAGGACAGGCAGCTTACTTTCTGCTTCCGCGATAGCGCAAATAACTGGGACAACAATAATGGCTATAACTGGTCCTATAATATCGGTTAA
- a CDS encoding endonuclease MutS2 produces MDIKTLSRLEYNKIKEQLAVYAGSPLGKERVWELEPVDDLDAILRWQAETSEGRELLRLDPTAELNGWRDIRPQLQRAGRGALLEPEELIAIADTLAAGRLIKKFLEEKQERYPILSELGIALVSLPDLEKKIKQAILPGGEVADRASSALAQVRRKLLNAQVQIKEHLEHVIRSPEYQKYLQDPIVTVREGRYVVPVKIEHRGQVPGIVHDQSASGATLFVEPMAVVDKNNEIRRLTVLEKQEVLKILTGLSAEVAGNADDMLISLDALGKLDFIMAKARYSEKLNAWAPVFEGKACMNIRQGRHPLLQKAAVPVNLRLGEEFDTLVVTGPNTGGKTVALKTAGIMVLMAQSGLHLPADEGSKIGMFRQVFTDIGDEQSIEQSLSTFSSHMVNIVEIIGKAGRESLVLLDELGAGTDPTEGAALAQSILEKLHSVGAKTIATTHYSELKNFAYTRERVENASVEFDAVTLRPTYRLLIGRPGRSNAFETASKLGLPEELVLRAREFLTVEQINVEELMHNLEKAQQEADANRAEAVELAEDARLLKEKYEKMEFELAQKRESILAKAGDEARVLVKTARLEAESTIKELRVKLAKEAAQVRENAIQEAREKLTTLQKKVNKAVPEKAIAGKVPGILRSGEEVYLPKFNQHGVVLAPSGPEGEVQVQVGIIKINVPLKELRRVEKTRPGGQSETAKVALNKAQEISFELDLRGLYAEDALLEVEKYLDDAFLAGLAKVRLIHGKGTGALRMAVHKHLSGHRRVKSFRLGEQGEGGFGVTVVDLA; encoded by the coding sequence ATGGATATTAAAACGTTGTCAAGACTTGAATATAATAAGATCAAAGAACAACTGGCTGTTTACGCTGGATCGCCACTTGGAAAAGAACGGGTATGGGAATTGGAACCTGTTGACGACCTGGACGCTATTCTCAGGTGGCAGGCTGAAACAAGCGAGGGACGCGAACTGCTCAGGCTGGACCCAACAGCTGAGCTTAACGGTTGGCGCGATATAAGGCCACAACTGCAAAGAGCCGGCCGGGGAGCATTGCTTGAGCCGGAGGAGCTTATAGCTATAGCCGACACACTCGCGGCCGGCCGGTTGATTAAAAAATTTCTAGAGGAAAAACAGGAGCGTTATCCCATTCTCAGTGAACTGGGTATTGCTTTGGTTTCTCTGCCGGATCTTGAAAAAAAAATAAAACAAGCCATCTTGCCTGGCGGTGAGGTTGCAGACCGTGCTTCCTCCGCGTTGGCGCAAGTGCGCCGTAAACTATTAAACGCTCAAGTACAGATTAAGGAACATCTGGAGCATGTAATCCGGTCGCCGGAATACCAGAAGTATTTGCAGGACCCGATTGTCACCGTCAGAGAAGGCCGTTATGTGGTGCCCGTTAAAATCGAACACCGCGGGCAGGTGCCCGGGATCGTGCATGATCAGTCCGCCAGTGGCGCCACTTTGTTTGTCGAACCAATGGCGGTGGTCGATAAGAATAACGAGATCAGGCGTTTGACGGTATTGGAAAAACAAGAAGTGTTAAAAATCCTTACCGGGCTGTCGGCGGAAGTGGCCGGAAACGCCGACGACATGCTCATTTCCCTGGACGCCTTAGGGAAGCTTGATTTTATTATGGCCAAAGCGAGGTATAGTGAGAAGTTGAACGCCTGGGCTCCGGTTTTTGAAGGCAAGGCGTGCATGAATATCCGGCAAGGCAGGCATCCACTTTTGCAAAAGGCGGCAGTGCCGGTAAACCTGCGGCTCGGTGAAGAATTTGATACGCTGGTTGTGACCGGACCCAACACTGGCGGTAAGACTGTCGCTTTAAAAACCGCCGGTATTATGGTATTAATGGCTCAATCAGGACTGCACCTGCCCGCTGATGAAGGTTCAAAAATCGGGATGTTCCGGCAGGTCTTCACGGATATCGGTGACGAGCAAAGCATAGAGCAGTCTCTTAGCACATTCTCCTCTCACATGGTTAACATTGTCGAGATCATCGGTAAGGCCGGCCGTGAAAGTCTGGTCCTTCTTGATGAATTAGGGGCCGGAACGGATCCGACGGAAGGGGCGGCTCTGGCCCAGTCAATTTTAGAGAAATTGCACTCTGTTGGAGCTAAAACCATTGCAACCACCCACTATAGCGAGTTAAAGAATTTTGCCTATACCAGAGAGCGGGTGGAAAATGCCAGCGTAGAATTTGACGCTGTCACTTTAAGGCCCACTTACCGTCTTTTAATAGGGCGGCCGGGCCGCAGCAACGCTTTTGAAACCGCATCAAAGCTGGGGTTGCCGGAGGAATTGGTGTTGCGGGCGAGGGAATTCTTAACTGTAGAACAAATAAATGTTGAAGAATTAATGCATAATTTAGAGAAGGCACAACAGGAAGCTGATGCCAATCGCGCTGAGGCTGTTGAATTGGCTGAAGATGCCCGGCTGTTGAAAGAAAAATATGAGAAAATGGAATTTGAGCTTGCCCAGAAACGGGAGTCCATTCTGGCTAAAGCGGGTGATGAAGCAAGAGTGCTGGTTAAGACAGCCAGATTGGAAGCTGAGTCAACAATAAAAGAACTTAGGGTAAAACTGGCTAAAGAAGCGGCTCAAGTTAGAGAAAACGCTATACAAGAGGCCAGGGAAAAGTTAACGACACTACAAAAAAAAGTTAACAAAGCCGTTCCCGAAAAAGCTATCGCCGGCAAAGTTCCAGGTATTTTACGCAGCGGGGAAGAAGTATATTTACCAAAGTTCAACCAGCACGGCGTTGTTTTGGCGCCGTCTGGTCCTGAAGGCGAAGTCCAGGTGCAAGTCGGTATTATTAAAATAAACGTCCCATTAAAAGAATTGCGCCGGGTTGAAAAAACCAGGCCAGGCGGGCAGAGCGAAACGGCTAAAGTGGCGCTGAATAAAGCGCAGGAGATTTCATTTGAACTTGATTTGCGAGGACTCTATGCTGAAGACGCCCTGCTTGAGGTGGAAAAGTACTTGGACGACGCTTTTTTAGCCGGGCTTGCCAAAGTACGACTGATTCACGGTAAGGGTACCGGTGCGTTACGAATGGCTGTCCATAAGCATCTAAGCGGGCACCGCCGGGTGAAATCATTCCGTCTGGGCGAACAGGGCGAGGGAGGGTTTGGTGTAACTGTAGTAGATTTGGCGTAA
- a CDS encoding DUF3656 domain-containing U32 family peptidase: protein MPVKPELLAPAGAWEALVAAVQNGADAVYLGGKLYNARESAGNFDDHELIKAVEFAHVRGVKVYVTVNTLLADHELTGAVKFLHFLQRAGADAAIVQDAGLIGLARQVIPELPLHASTQMTVHNLPAAQLLKEKGIGRIVLARELSLEAIKEITGWGGVEVESFVHGALCICYSGQCLLSSLIGGRSGNRGRCAQPCRLQYVLVDEKNRPVGEPGVVGEHLLSPRDLNMSQHLPDLIKAGITSLKIEGRMKRPEYVATVVRIYRNLLDRAADGGDYEVTPEEAGDLAQIFNRDFTTGYFYGRPGRELMSYKRPNNRGVRLGRVKGFDRNRKMAELSLERPLRVGDGIEVWVTEGGRAAGEVHRIIRDGVNVERAAAGDIVYLDIPGRVFPGDRVFKTHDADLIERARVTFTSSKENKKIPLSFEVFARHNEPLLIRVTDPGGLTGEAETKSPCQKALKRPLTYEYLLNQLERLGNTPFAMRDLRCELAGPLIVPVAEINEARRGALAVLEKRRLAAARHSPISDEDFRGRLSAVFSYEKEIKPENAGTPELAVAVTDLDSLMTAVESGAEIVYFGGEQYRSKEPVTPQIILSAGEICRKAGVRFILSSPRIMHDKELGWFCRLLEKLDQNFLDGVQAGNLGLIRKIREITGKPVYTDFSLNVFNRQTAIFLMEAGAAQVTLSPELTMEQVRRLAASLPVPAEVIVHGAVPLMISEHCAAGSLLGCGNNCAGPCAGRHWGLRDRKGVVFPFELDQFCRMQLFNSRDLCIIEDVRLLAGTGVAALRIEAKREGADYVRDVVQVYRLALNKLPEALEDEKISRAKEALARYSPGGFTRGHYYRGVL, encoded by the coding sequence ATGCCGGTTAAACCGGAACTGCTTGCTCCCGCCGGCGCCTGGGAAGCATTGGTGGCGGCGGTGCAGAACGGGGCGGACGCCGTTTACCTGGGTGGTAAATTATATAACGCCAGAGAATCAGCCGGTAACTTCGATGATCATGAGTTAATTAAAGCGGTGGAATTTGCTCATGTGCGCGGGGTCAAAGTATATGTTACGGTTAATACTCTTCTGGCGGATCATGAATTAACCGGCGCGGTGAAGTTTTTGCACTTTTTGCAGCGTGCCGGCGCCGACGCGGCAATTGTGCAGGACGCGGGCTTAATCGGGCTTGCCCGGCAGGTTATTCCTGAATTGCCCCTGCATGCCAGCACGCAAATGACTGTTCATAACCTGCCGGCAGCGCAGTTATTGAAAGAAAAAGGTATCGGAAGAATCGTGCTGGCCCGGGAGCTTTCACTGGAAGCCATTAAGGAAATAACCGGGTGGGGCGGGGTTGAGGTGGAATCATTTGTACACGGCGCTTTATGTATTTGCTACTCCGGCCAGTGCTTGCTGTCAAGTCTAATCGGCGGGCGGAGCGGCAACCGGGGCCGCTGTGCCCAGCCTTGCCGCCTTCAATATGTGCTGGTTGACGAAAAAAACCGCCCGGTGGGTGAGCCGGGAGTGGTTGGTGAGCACCTTTTGAGTCCGCGCGACCTCAACATGAGCCAACACCTGCCCGATTTAATAAAAGCCGGGATAACTTCTTTAAAAATCGAAGGCAGGATGAAGAGACCGGAATATGTTGCGACTGTAGTAAGGATTTACCGTAATTTGCTGGACCGGGCGGCTGATGGCGGGGATTATGAGGTCACTCCAGAAGAGGCTGGAGACCTGGCCCAGATATTTAACCGTGATTTTACTACCGGTTACTTTTACGGTCGTCCCGGCCGGGAGTTGATGAGCTACAAGCGTCCGAACAACCGCGGGGTCCGGTTGGGAAGAGTAAAAGGTTTCGACAGGAACAGAAAGATGGCCGAATTGTCATTGGAGAGACCGCTGCGGGTGGGCGATGGTATTGAAGTATGGGTTACTGAAGGAGGACGCGCGGCCGGGGAAGTACACCGGATTATCAGGGACGGAGTAAATGTTGAGCGGGCAGCCGCCGGAGATATTGTATATCTGGATATACCGGGCCGGGTTTTCCCCGGCGACCGTGTCTTTAAGACGCATGACGCGGATCTTATTGAACGTGCGAGAGTGACATTTACCTCTTCCAAAGAAAACAAGAAAATACCGCTGTCATTTGAAGTCTTTGCCCGTCATAACGAGCCTTTGCTAATCAGAGTGACTGATCCGGGCGGGCTGACCGGGGAGGCGGAAACAAAGTCTCCGTGTCAGAAAGCCCTGAAGCGTCCTCTAACCTATGAATACTTATTAAACCAGCTTGAGAGGTTGGGGAATACCCCGTTTGCCATGAGGGACTTGCGTTGCGAACTGGCCGGACCGTTGATTGTGCCGGTTGCTGAAATCAATGAGGCGCGGCGCGGGGCGCTTGCCGTACTGGAAAAGCGCCGTTTGGCCGCTGCCAGGCATAGCCCTATATCTGATGAAGATTTCCGTGGCCGTTTGTCAGCCGTTTTTTCTTATGAGAAAGAGATTAAGCCGGAAAATGCCGGGACACCGGAACTGGCAGTTGCTGTTACCGATTTGGATTCCCTGATGACAGCGGTAGAGTCGGGAGCGGAAATAGTATATTTCGGGGGCGAACAGTACCGTTCCAAAGAACCTGTTACTCCGCAGATTATTCTATCCGCCGGAGAAATATGCAGGAAAGCCGGCGTTCGTTTCATATTATCGTCGCCGCGCATTATGCATGATAAAGAGCTTGGCTGGTTTTGCCGGCTTTTGGAAAAATTAGACCAAAATTTTCTGGATGGGGTTCAGGCAGGCAACCTTGGCTTAATTAGAAAGATAAGGGAGATTACCGGCAAACCGGTATACACTGATTTTTCCCTGAATGTGTTCAACCGCCAAACGGCTATTTTTTTAATGGAAGCAGGAGCAGCGCAGGTTACCCTTTCACCGGAGTTAACCATGGAGCAGGTCCGCCGCCTGGCGGCTTCCTTACCAGTTCCTGCTGAAGTGATTGTGCACGGGGCGGTGCCCCTGATGATCTCTGAACATTGCGCCGCGGGAAGTCTTCTTGGCTGCGGCAATAATTGCGCCGGACCATGTGCAGGCCGGCACTGGGGGCTAAGGGACCGCAAGGGGGTTGTATTTCCATTTGAACTGGATCAGTTCTGCCGGATGCAACTATTCAATTCCAGGGACCTGTGCATTATAGAAGATGTCAGGTTACTGGCCGGGACAGGCGTGGCGGCGCTACGTATCGAAGCAAAACGCGAAGGAGCCGACTATGTGCGCGACGTTGTACAGGTTTATCGTTTAGCATTGAACAAGTTGCCTGAAGCGCTGGAAGATGAAAAAATATCGCGTGCAAAAGAAGCTTTAGCAAGATATAGCCCCGGTGGATTTACCAGGGGGCATTATTACCGGGGTGTTCTGTAG